ACACGACGAGCGTCATCCCGACGACGTTCTCGACCGAGAGCGACGCCATCTCCGCGTACGACAGCCCCCACACGACGACGGTGGAGAACAGCGTCGAGAGGACGAGATTCATCGCGATCAGCACGCGCGGGTCGCCGTCGCTTGCCATGCGTCGGCCTGCGGGGACCACCTACTTGGCTCCCGCGGTCGTACTCGGCGCCATGCCGCTTCGGAACCGCGAGGGCGACCCCGTCGACCCGGTTCCGTTCCTCGTCGTCGCCGGCGTCGCGTTCATGATCGTCTACTCCGTCGGGCCCATCTACCTGATGGCGCTGCTGGGCGTCGACCTCGCGACGGCGCTCGCCGGGTCGACCGCCGTCTACCTCCTCGCCGCCGGCGTCGCGTACCACCGATTCGTCCGCACCGACCGACCGGACCTGCGGGCGGAGACCCCCGCCGCGTGGCGGTTCCGGCGACTGGTGTACGCGGCGGTCGCCTTCGGCCTGCTGTTGGTGCTCCTGTCGCTCCCGTTCGTCGACTGGTAGGCGCAGCGGCTTCCCGCGGGCTTTTGTCGCGCCCCCGCCCACGCCGGGTATGCGCGAAGTCGAGGCCGAACGGTTCGTCGGGGCGACGCCGGCGGCGCTGCGTCGACTGCTCACGCCGACGGCGCTCGTCGAGTACGAGGGGAGTTTCACGGCCCAGGACAGCTACGCCGACGGCGACGCGACCGTCGTCACGGTCGCCGGCGGCGGCCTGGCGTTCGACCTCCGGGTGACCGAGACCGCCGACGGCTGGCGCTACGAACAGGCCGGCGACCGCGGACCGTTCGACGCGATGGAGACGGAGGTGACCGTCGAGCAGGCCAACGAGGGCAGTCGCCTCCGGGCGACCTCGCGCGTCTCGCTCGGGTTGCCGCTCCCGTTCGCCGACCGGGTCGCGGGGTGGAAGCGCCGCGGCGAACTGCGACGACTGCTCGACAACGTCGCCGCCGACGCCTGAGTCGAGGGATCACGCCGTCGTCGGTCGTGTGCTGGCCGCGGGCACCCGCGGCGGAGTTTACAGCCGTGCCAGCGAGGCGCACACCATGGGACTGCTCGGCACGCTCACGGAGACGCTGAAGGCCTCGACCGAGTCGCCGAACCGCGGCGACGGCACCGAGGAGTCGGCGGGCGCGTACTGGTGTCACGACTGCGACGAGCGACTGCTCGACCTCGACGTGGAGGGTGAGGAGGCGCCGTCGTGCCCCGACTGCGGCGACGAGATGACGTTCGAGCGCTCGCCCGGGTCGACCGGGTGCGCCTGCTGACGGCTGGGTCCGCTGACGGCTACGCCAGCGAGACGACTGCCGCCTCCTCCTCGTCGGTCCGCTCCGGGAGCCACTCGGCCGGGTCGACGCCGGTGCCGTCCTCCAGTTCTGCGTCCGTGCACAGACAGTCGTCGAGTCGGGCACGCACCGCCGTTTCGTCGAGGTCGACGCCGATGACGACGAGTTCCGTGTGGCGGTCGCCCCACTCGTCGTGCCAGTCGGCGCCGTCGCCGCGGTTCGCACGGTACAGTTCCTGGTCCGCCTCGCTCATCGCGTCGACCCACGGGCCGACCGCCTCCACCCGAACCGAGGGGCCGGCCTGACTGTAGTTCAGGCGCTGGTCGCTGCCCGCGACGTGGAGCGTCCCCTTCGACCGGACGACCGACGCCGGGAGGTCTCGGAGGACCGCCGCGAGGCGCTCGGGGTGGAACGGACGGCGCTCGCGGTAGACGAACGAGGTGACGCCGTACACCTCGTCCGGGTGGGCGTGGTCGTGGCCGTCGTGACCCTCCCCGTGGCCGTGCCTGTCGTCGTGGTCGTGGTCCCCGTGGTCGTCGTGGGTGTGCTGGTCGTCGCTGCCTGCATCGGCACCTACGGTGTCGCCGTCGGGGTCGTCGCGGTGTTCGTACAGGTCGACGTCGAGCACGCGCTCCAGCGGCGCCGCCGAGTGCTCGGTACGGACGGTCTCGACGCCGGGCCGGAGTGCGCGCACGAGGTCCTCCGCCTCCGCGAGGGCGGCCTCGTCGCACAGGTCCGCCTTGTTGAGCAGCACCACGTCGGCGTCCTCGACCTGTTCGACGAGGAGGTCCGACAGCGGACGTGCGGCCTCGTCGGCCGTCTCGTCTCCCGCGGCGTCGGTTGGCGCCCCCCGTCGCTCGGGCGTCCCCTCGCCGGCGAACGCGTCGAGGAACTGCGGCGTGTCGAGGACGGTGACGACGGCGTCCATGCGGTAGCGGGCCGCCGCGGGGCCGTTGATGAACTGCCGGGCGACCGGGCCGGGTTCGCTGATCCCAGACGGCTCGACGACGAGGTG
The DNA window shown above is from Halobaculum marinum and carries:
- a CDS encoding SRPBCC family protein is translated as MREVEAERFVGATPAALRRLLTPTALVEYEGSFTAQDSYADGDATVVTVAGGGLAFDLRVTETADGWRYEQAGDRGPFDAMETEVTVEQANEGSRLRATSRVSLGLPLPFADRVAGWKRRGELRRLLDNVAADA
- a CDS encoding CobW family GTP-binding protein gives rise to the protein MTPGRGLGGGPGSSDDDAIPVTVLSGSLGAGKTTLVNHLLSNAGERDIAVLVNDVGAVNVDYDLLSSDDLPAVGVAELSNGCICCELRDDLERAVVQLADGKEFDHLVVEPSGISEPGPVARQFINGPAAARYRMDAVVTVLDTPQFLDAFAGEGTPERRGAPTDAAGDETADEAARPLSDLLVEQVEDADVVLLNKADLCDEAALAEAEDLVRALRPGVETVRTEHSAAPLERVLDVDLYEHRDDPDGDTVGADAGSDDQHTHDDHGDHDHDDRHGHGEGHDGHDHAHPDEVYGVTSFVYRERRPFHPERLAAVLRDLPASVVRSKGTLHVAGSDQRLNYSQAGPSVRVEAVGPWVDAMSEADQELYRANRGDGADWHDEWGDRHTELVVIGVDLDETAVRARLDDCLCTDAELEDGTGVDPAEWLPERTDEEEAAVVSLA